The Roseibium sp. Sym1 nucleotide sequence ATCCGACCGCGCAGCTCATCCATGACGCCTATACCAGAAAGGGCGAACCGCTTGAGACCGCGCCGCGCAACGTCCTGAAGCGGATCCTGAAGCTCTATGAAGACAAGGGCTGGGAACCGGTCGTCGCACCGGAAATCGAGTTCTACCTGGTCCGTCCGAACACCGACCCGGATTACCCGCTGGAACCGCCCAGGGGCCGCTCCGGACGCCCGGAGGTCGGCCGCCAGTCCTATTCGATCTCCGCGCTGAACGAGTTCGACGACCTGATCGACGACATCTACGACCTGTCGGAACAGCAGGGCCTCGAAATCGACACCATGATCCACGAGGAAGGCGCGGCGCAGATGGAGATCAACCTGCGCCACGGCAATCCGCTGGTCCTTGCAGACCAGGTGTTCATGTTCAAGCGCACCATCCGCGAAGCCGCGCTCCGGCATGAAATGTACGCCACCTTCATGTCCAAGCCGATGTCCAACCAGCCCGGTTCGGCCATGCACATCCACCAGTCGGTGGTCGACAGGGAGACGGGCAAGAACATCTTTTCCGGCGACAACGGCGAGGAGACGCCCGAATTCCTCTCGTTCATCGCCGGTCACCAGAAATTCCTGCCGCATGTCACCGCCGTGATGGCGCCGTTCGTGAACTCCTACCGGCGCTTTTCCAAGGCCTCGACATCACCGGTGAATGTCTACTGGGGCTATGACAACCGCACGGTCGGACTGCGTGTGCCCTATTCCAACCCCCAGGCACGGCGCCTGGAAAACCGTGTCCCGGGCTCCGACGCCAATCCCTATCTCGCCATCGCCGCCAGCCTCGCCTGCGGCTATCTCGGCATGGTCAAGGGCCTGAAACCGGACAGCCCCAAGGCGGACGATTGCTCGGAACGGGCAAAGTCCCTGCCCCGCGGCCTGCCGGAGGCTCTGGCCAGGTTCGAGAAATCCGAAGAAATGGTCGAGGTCTTCGGCGAAACCTTCGTCGCCACCTACCGGGCCATCAAATACGAGGAATTCGAAACCTTCATGTCCGTGATCAGCCCCTGGGAGCGGGAATATCTCCTGCTCAATGTCTGAATTATCGAGCGTATTTTCCTGGAGCAATTGCCATGACGGCCCATTCCAACATCTATCCGACCAAGGCGCTGCAAGAGCTTGACGCGGCCCATCACTGGCATCCGTTCTCGGACATGAAAAGCCTCAACGACGAGGGCAGCCGGGTGATCACCCATGCCGACGGCGTCTGGCTGACGGATTCGGACGGCAAGAGGATCCTCGACGGCATGGCCGGGCTGTGGTGCGTGCAGGTGGGTCACGGCCGCAAGGAAATCGCCGACGCGGTCTACAAGCAGATGAACGAGCTGGCCTATTACAACACGTTCTTCAAGACGACCCATCCGCCGGCGATCGCCCTGTCGGAAAAGCTGGCAAGCCTGGCGCCCGCCCACATGAACCGGGTGTTCTACTGCTCCTCCGGTTCGGAGGCCAACGACACCGTGTTCCGCATGGTGCGCACCTATTGGGACAAGGTCGGCAAGCCGGACAAGAAAGTGATCATCGGGCGCTGGAACGGTTATCACGGCTCGACCCTCGCCGGCACCAGCCTCGGCGGCATGAAGGCGATGCACAAACAGGGCGACCTGCCGGTGGCCGGTGTGCATCACATCGACCAGCCCTACTGGTTCGGAGAAGGCCAGGACATGAGCCCGGACGATTTCGGTGTCGCGATGGCCCGCAAGCTGGAAGAAGCCATCGACCAGATCGGCGAGGACAAGGTCGCCGCCTTCATCGCGGAACCGATCCAGGGCGCCGGTGGCGTGATCATCCCGCCGGACACCTACTGGCCGGAAATCCGCCGCATCCTGAAGGAGCGTGACATTCTTTTCGTTTCCGACGAAGTGATCTGCGGTTTTGGCCGGCTCGGTGAATGGTTCGGCGCGGACTATTACGGCATGGAACCGGACCTGATGCCGATCGCCAAGGGCCTGACCTCCGGCTACCTGCCGATGGGCGGCGTTCTGGTGTCCGACCGTGTCGCCGAGGGACTGATGCTGGCCGGCGAGGATTTCAATCACGGCTATACCTATTCCGGTCATCCGGTGTGCGCGGCCGCAGCCCTTGCCAACCTGGAGATCATCGAGCGCGAAAGCCTGGTCGACCGCGTCAAGACCGACATCGGCCCCTACCTGAAGGAACGCTGGCTGAAGCTGGGCGACCATCCGCTGGTCGGCGAAGCCCGCATGACCGGCCTGGTCGGCGCGCTGGAACTGGTTCCGGACAAGTCCGACCTGCGCAAGACATTCAAGGATGTCGGCGTACCGGGACTGCTGTGCCGGGACATCTCCTTCGAACACGGCATGGTGATGCGCGCGGTGCGCGACAGCATGATCATCTCGCCGCCGCTGGTGCTTTCCCACGAGGAGGCCGACCACCTGGTGGCGACGGCCGAAAAGACACTCAACGACACCTACCGGGTCCTGAAACGGGACGGCTGGCTCGGCTGAAAACGGAAACGGGCCGGCCGCGTGCACGCCAGATGCGTCAACATGTAGCCGGGCCGGTTTCCCGTTTGCCGTCATTTGGCACTTGCCAACGTCCTCCTCCGGAGGCGTAAATCAACGCTGTCCCCTTCCGGGTTTCAGCAAAGGGAAGGCGACGCAGGCGGTTTGATCGACAGCTGTTAGGCGAGGCGGGATGCTCAGGCGGGTTTTCGGGTTTGGAAAGCGGGATTTTTCCTCCCTCACCGAACAGGAAATACTCGCCCTCGCGATATCTTCGGAAGAGGACGACGCGCGGATCTACAAGGCCTATGCCGACGGCCTGCGCGATCAGTTCCCGCAATCCGCCAGGGTCTTCGAAGACATGGCGGACGAGGAGAACCAGCACCGGCAGCAGCTGATCGACCAGCACCGCGCCCGCTTCGGCGACACGATTCCGCTGATCCGCCGCGAACATGTCCGCGGCTATTACGAGCGCAAACCGGACTGGCTCGTGCGCCCGCTCGGGCTGGACAAGGTCCGGACGATGGCCGAGGACATGGAGGCGCAGGCCTACCGGTTTTACATCGAGGCCGCCAAACGCACCTCCGACGCAGGCACCCGCAAGCTGCTGGGTGACCTGGCCATGGCTGAAAAGGGTCATGAAAGCCTGGCGCAACGCCTTGGCCTCGAACACACGCCGGAAGGCGTTCGAGACGAGGAAAGGCAGACCGAGCGCCGCCAGTTCATTCTGACCTATGTGCAGCCTGGGCTTGCCGGGTTGATGGACGGTTCCGTCTCCACCCTTGCCCCGATCTTCGCTGCCGCCTTTGCGACCCAGGACACCTGGCAGACATTTCTGGTCGGCCTGTCGGCGTCGGTGGGTGCCGGGATCTCCATGGGCTTCACGGAAGCCGCCCATGACGACGGTGTCCTTTCCGGACGCGGCTCGCCGGTCAAGCGTGGCTTCGCCTCCGGCATCATGACGGCGCTTGGTGGCCTGGGACACGCGCTGCCCTATCTCATCCCGCATTTCTGGACGGCGACCACCGTGGCGGCCCTGATCGTGTTTGTGGAATTGTGGGCCATTGCCTGGATCCAGAACCGGTTCATGGACACACCGTTCCTGCGCGCCGCCTTCCAGGTCGTTCTGGGAGGCTCCCTCGTGTTTGCTGCCGGCGTTCTGATCGGAAACGCCTGAGAGCGTATGTGCCGGGCCGTCTCGTCCCCTCATGCGCCTCGGCAAAATATACAGGCAATTCGTTTTTCTTCGCCGCGCCTGTCGGCTAAGCTCCCTCGTGGACGTTCCTTGGGCAACGCCCCTTTGGAACCGGAGGACCCCAGATGCTTTTTTCCGTCCTGATCTACGCCAATGAAGACTTCATCGACGCTCTCTCGCCGGAAGAACACGACGCGCTTTTGGAAAAACACGGCGCCTTTCACGAACACACCAAGACCAACGGCAATTTCGCCGCGGCGACGAAGCTGATGTCGACCGGGACATCCATCACGATCAGCCGGGACAGAGACGAATTTGTCGTCACCGACGGTCCCTTCGCGGAGACCAAGGAGCAGTTCATGGGTTTTTATCTGCTCGATTGCGCCAATCTGGAAGAGGCGATCGACGCCGTGAAAATCCTGCCACTTGATCATGGCCGCGTCGAAATCCGGCCGGTGGAATTCTTCGAAGGAGCCGACTTCAAGAATGCCGAGCGCCTGGTTATCAACGCATCTTAAGGCAGCCCGCCCGCGCGCCCTGGCCGCGCTGAACCGCGTGTTCGGGGATATCGATCTCGCCGAGGACGCGTTTCAGGAAGCCTCGCTCAAGGCCTTGAAATCCTGGTCGCCCGATCAACTGCCGGCCGACACGGTCGCCTGGCTGATCGTCGCCGGACGCAATGCCGGTATCGACGCCTTGCGCAAGCGCCGTCGAGAAACCCTCGCGGCGCCGGAAGACCTGGAACCGGCCTTCGACGGTGCCCATCCGGAAGACAGTTTGAGCGAGGATATCGATCACGCCATCTACCGGGACGATGTCCTGCGGCTTTTCTTCACCTGCTGTCACCCGGTCCTGCGCAAGGACCAGCAGATCGCGCTGTCGCTCAAGGTGGTTGCCGGCCTGACGGTCGAGGAAGTCGCCCGGGCCTTCCTGGTGCAGCCAAAGACCATGGAACAGCGCATCACCCGCGCCAAGAAGAAGCTGCAGGCAGCGCGGCTGGCCTATGAAGTGCCGGACGCATCGGGCCGCGCCGAAAGGCTCTCGGCCGTCGCCAACGCCATCTATCTTGTCTTCAACGAAGGCTATTCGGCTTCGCAAGGACCCGCGCTGATCCGCGAAACCCTGTGCGAGGAGGCGATCCGCCTTGCCCGCCTGCTGGTGCGCCTGTTCCCGGAAGTGCCGGAATTGCGGGGGCTGCTGGCGCTCTGCCTGATCCAGCATTCCCGGCGTCATGCGCGTCTCGGCCCGGACGGCCAAGCCGTGACGCTGGAGGATCAGGACAGATCGCTCTGGGACCGCAAGCCGATCGCCGAGGGAAGCGTCCTCCTGGAGGCGGCGCTGCGCCGGCCCCGCCCCGGACCGTTCCAGATCGAGGCGGCCATCGCCGCGACCCATGCGCGCGCCGCCAGTTATGACCAGACCGACTGGCACGAGATCGAACGGCTGTACCGGGCGCTGGAAATCCTTCGTCCCTCACCGGTGGTCGCGCTGAACCGGGCCGTCGTTCTCGCGAAACTCATGGGACCGGAAGAAGGCCTCGAACGATTACAGCCTCTGGCGGCACCGCTGGAGCGCTATCCCGGCTTTCACACGGTCAAGGCCTCTCTCCTGTCAGAACTCGGCCAATATGACGAGGCACGCCATGCGTACCGCCACGCTCTCGCGCTTGCCGGCACAGATGTCGAGCGCAACCACATCCGACAAAAACTGGACAACCTCTCCGCAGGACAAGCGCCTGCCTGACCCCCTTTCAAAAAAATTCTGAAAATTTTCCCGACCCTGTCGGATCTGCAAACTGCGCATCGTCCTTTGATCACCTGGACCGACCCAGGCGACTGTTTCGAGCACAAGGACATTAGAAATGAGCAATCCTATGCAAACCCATGGCGCTTTCAGCTGGATGGAACTGCACAGCGGCGACGGCGGCAAGGCAAAGACCTTCTATTCCAGTCTTCTTGACTGGGGAACGGAAGACATGGAAATGCCGGGCATGACCTATTCCGTGATCGTCAATGGCGAGGACAAGATCGGCGGTTTCCCCCCAGAAGCATCCGACACACCGCGCTGGCTGCCCTATGTCACCGTCGACGACGTCGATGCCCGTGTCGAAAAGGCAAGATCGCTCGGCGCCACCATCGCGATGGAACCCTTCAGCGTCCCGAGCGTCGGCCGCATGGCGACGATCGTCGACCCGGTCGGCGGTGTCATTGCCCTCATCACCTATGAAGCTCCGGCTGCCTAGTAAATGGCCTCGGCGGACAGGCCGGGGCCGTCCGCCGTTTTTCACAGACCAGATTTGGAGTCCCCTATGGAAACGATTCCCGCGTTGCCGGTCACCATTGTCTTTGTGTCCGTGTGCGCCCTGATGCAGGTACCTATGACAGTGTTTGTCGGTTATCGCCGGCTTAAGACCGGCATCCAGTTCCTGGACGGAGGTGACCAGACGCTGATCCAGCGCATGCGCGCGCAGATGAATTTCACCGAGACAGTGCCGATGGTGTTGCTGTCCATGGCAGCTGCCGAATTGAGCGGTGCACCAAACCTGTTGTTGTGGATCGTCGGTGGCGGTTTCCTTCTGGGCAGGGTCTTGCACTACAGTGTCCTGGTGACCTCCGGCTGGGGAAACGGCCGTGCCCTTGGCATGATCCTGACATTCGTGCCGCTGCTGGTCTGCCCGATATTTGTCTTGATCGAGTCGTTTTCGTAACCGGATCCCGGCCGGCTCACATGGCGCCGGCCGGGTTCGCCGGACTGCACCAACCAGTATTGTCTCCGCCGACCGGCGAGTTACCACCGCAGACAGGAACCCCGGCAGGACCATGAGACCGAGCGGGATTCCCATTTCAAGCGCGCGGATCGACCGATTGCCTTTTTCAGGTCAAGCCACCTCTTTCCGCAAGGAATTCCCCCTCCACGGCAGAAAAATCGTTAAAACTACCTATAGTAATCCGAGCTTTTTCCTAATCCCCCTTATTTAAACATTTCTCTTTAACTCGTTATATTGAAGAATATTGACCGGATCACTACGCGCCAGCATCAGGTGAACCAATAACAACAGGGCGAATGCTCCGATGATCAGACAGGCAATCGTTTTTCTGGGTCTCGTGCTCGGCAGCTCCCATACCTCCCATTCGGCCGATGGCAGCATGCAAATCCTCGTTTCTGCGTCCGGCAGGACAGAGACCCAAAGGGAGGTGTCCGTCGCGGCCATCGAAAAGGCGGGTCTCCACGAAATCGAGGCCTTCAACCCGTATGAAAAGCGCAGCGACACCTACACGGGCGTCTGGATGCAGGACTTCGTCGCCGCGTTCGGGACGGTGGACACCTCGACCCTGATCACCAGGGCGATTGACGACTACGAGATCACCTTCGGCAAGGAAGAATGGCAGAACCTGCGCATTCTGATCGCAACGCGGGTCAACGGCGAATACATCGATTTCGACGGGAAGGGCCCCATGCGCATCATCTTTCCGGATTTCGACGAGAACCTGGAGGCCCACCGGATCAATCTTCCCAAATGGACCTGGATGATCACTGAAATCGCTATGGAGTAGAACTTGGTCACGAGGTTCATCGCCTTCGTTTCAGGATTGCTCGTCGTGGCAGCCAGCCTCTACGGGGCCTATCTGGTTTATTCCATCTATCGGGCTCCGGCGCGAATTGCGGAATCCAGCAAGACCATGCGCATGACGGATTCGATGCGCCTGAGCTTCAAGGTCGCCCTGTTGTCTCAACGTAGCGCAGAGGCATATCTTCTTGCGGTCCAGACTGGCGACAGTGACCTTCTTCAAGACGCACAGAACCTTGCAAAAGCATCGATCGGCTTTGTCTTCAACGACTTTGCCGACAAGGAAAACCTTGTCGAAAAGGCGGTCCCCCTGCTGCGGCAGAACCTGTCGTTGATGCAGACTGCGGGTCTGGATCCATCTCCGGATGTCCTGGAAACCCTCCGGGCCAACACCCGCGAGGTCTACAAGGCGGCGGAACAGATCGAAGAAGACATCTGGGTAACGTTCCAGAGGGAGTTTATCGAGTTCCAGACGAACGAAACGCGGCTCCGCATTCAATACCAGATCATGATCGTGGCCGCCGTTGTCGTCTCGCTGATCCTGCTGGCCGTTTTTTTCCGCCAACGCAGCCTGAACCGGGAACTGCGCGAAAGTGATGCCGGCTTGAGGGAAAGCGAACGGCAATTGCGGGAGGCCCAGTCCATGGCCCGGCTCGGCAATTGGACCGTCGACATGAAAACCTTTGCAGCGCACTGGTCAGAAGAAGAATACCGGCTGCTCGGATACGAGCCCGGGGAAGTGAAACCGACCGCCAAGACCTTCATTAAAGTCGTACATCCGGAAGACCGGGACAGTGTTTACCAGGAAATGCAACGGTCGGTGAAACCGGGGCAGGAGAAGACGCCGTTTCGGGTCGTGCACAGGGTGAATACTCCGGAAGGCACGAGATATCTCGAGCAACATGGACAGGTCGAGCTGGATGAGGCCGAGCAACCGGTCCGCATGGTCGGCACGACGACCGACATCACCGAACTTCGAAGCCATCAGCTTGAGCTCGAGCACTACCGTGACCAACTGGAGAACCTGGTCGAGGAGCGCACGCGCGACCTGGAAAAGGAGATCAGCGACCGGCGCAAGGTCCAGGAGGACCTGCGCAAGAGCGAAACCAGATTGCGTCAAATCCTGGACAGTTCATCGGCGGGCATCTCGATCCTGCGCATGAACCCGATCCGGCGCATCTACGCCAACCAGCGTTTTCTCGAGTTCTTCCATGCGGACACCCCTGAGCACCTGGACGCATACGGCTTTGAAAACACCTTTGTGCTTGCCAAGGACCTGGAAACCGCGGGGGCCTGCGTTGAAAGCGGAGAAGGTTTTCAACGTTTCGTCATGGAACGGCGCAGGGTGGATGACACCACCTGGTGGGGACTGCATGATGCCATTCCCATCGAATTCGAGGACGCGCCCGCCACCATTGTCTGGCACTATGACATCACAGACCAGAAACTGGCGGAAAAGGAACTTGTGCAGACAGAGAAACTGGCTTCGCTCGGAGGTCTCGTTGCCGGGCTGGCTCACGAGGTCAACACGCCGATCGGCGTGGGACTGACAGCGGCAACCTTCATGGAGGAGAAGGTGGCGGACATCGGCACGCAGGTCGAGCAGGAGAGCCTGACACGGCGCGGCCTCGACGAGTTTCTCGATCTGGCGGGCCAGTCCTCAAAGATCATTGTCGCCAATCTCCACCGCGCCTCGGATCTGGTGCGGAGTTTCAAACAGGTTGCCGTCGACCAGTCCAGCGACGAACTGCGCACCTTCAAGCTTGTCGACTATCTCGATGAAGTCATGCTCAGCCTTCTGCCCCAGACCAAGAAGACGCCGCACACGATCGCCGTGGCCGGCGACCGGGACATTGTCATGACAAGTTTTCCGGGCGCCCTGTCGCAGATTATCACCAACCTTGTCATGAATTCGCTGACCCACGCCTTTGACGACGGCGAGAGCGGTGAGATCAGGATTGTCTCCTCACTGTCCGGTCAAAGTGCCCACATTCATTACAGCGACACCGGCAAGGGTGTTGCTCCGGACGTTCTGAACCGGATTTTTGACCCCTTTTACACGACCAGGCGCGGCAGCGGCGGCAGCGGCCTTGGCATGCATATCGTCTACAATCTGGCAACAAGGAAACTGGGCGGCACCGTCGTTTGCGAAAGCACGCCCGGACAGGGGATCTCGGTACATCTCACGGTCCCCCTGAGCCAGGCGCAGCCTCAGGACAGCAAATGAACAGTCGGAACGAAAAGATCCTGTATTCGGAAGATCCGGGCCTTGTGGAAGATTTCGGCAGGCCCTGGAAAATCATGCTGGTCGATGACGAGCAGTCCATTCATGACGTGACCCGCCTCGCCCTGTCGGGTTTTTCCTTTGACAACCGGCCCCTCGAGTTCGTCTCGGTCTATTCCGGTGAGGAAGCCCGGAAAACCATCCTGGACCACCCCGACACGGCGCTGATCCTGCTGGACGTGGTGATGGAGAGCGAAACCGCCGGACTGGACGTGGCGCAATTCATCCGCGAGGAAGCCGGCAATTCCGCCGTACGCATCGTACTGCGCACCGGCCAGCCCGGTCAGGCGCCGGAGCGGGATGTCATCGCGCGCTACGACATCAACGACTACAAGGAAAAGACCGAACTGACCTCCCGCAAGCTGTCGACGCTGATGTATGCGTCGCTGCGCTCGTATCGGGACATCGTCGAGCTGGAAAAAAACAAGCGCGGCCTGGAAGCCGTCATTGAGGCCTCGGCGCAGGTGTTCGAGCTGCAAACGAAGGAGAACCTGGCGGAAGTCGTTCTGGAGCAACTCAGTAACTTGCTGCACGAACAATGTGACCTGTCGGTCGACGACACCAGTGCCTTTGCGGCCCAGGGCTGTGAGCAATCCGCGACGATCGTCGCCGCCACGGGTTGCTACGCGCCACATGTGGGCAGTGATCCGACCCGTATCCGGGACGTCCCGGCATTGCAGGACTTCAAGGCCGCACTGTCTTGCAGCCGGAGCGAGATCGCTTCGGGTCACTATACCGCCGTCATCAAGTGCCGCGACGGGATCAAGCGGTTGCTGCACGTGAAAGCGCCTTTCGATGAGCCCACTGATCTGACCAGGTCATTGCTGAAGCTCTTTGAGCGCAATGTCGCCATCGCCTGCGAAAACATGGACCTTGTCCACGAGTCCGAGCAAACCCAGATCGAAATGGTCGATATTCTTGGCGAAACCATCGAAACCCGGTCCCTGGAAACCGGGCACCATGTCCAGAGAGTCGCGGAAATCAGCAAGTTGATCGCCCTGGAATACGGTTTGCCGGAAGACGAAGCGGAAATCATCCGCCTGGCATCGCCGCTTCACGATATCGGCAAGATCGGAGTACCCGATGCCATCCTCAACAAGCCCGGCAAGCTGACCGACGCCGAATGGTCAGTCATGAAGACCCACAGCATGCTCGGATACGACCTTCTGAAATCGTCAAGCCGGAAGGTCTTGCAGGCCGGCGCGGTCATCGCCCGTGATCATCACGAGAAATGGGCCGGCGGTGGTTACCCGGCCAACAGGACCGGCGCAGACATTCATCTTTATGGGCGGATTACAGCGATCGCCGATGTTTTCGACGCGCTCGGCAGCGAGCGTTGCTACAAGAAGGCCTGGCCGCTCGAAGACATTCTTGAGCTGTTGCGCAAGGAACGTGGCCGCCACTTCCAACCGGAACTGGTCGACATTCTGCTCGCAAATATCGATGCGATCGTCGAGATTTGCGAGCAGAAAAAGGACTGAGACCGCCCGTACCGCCTCTTCATCCCGCGGGTCGGCGACCGGCGTTATTCGGCGGCGACGGCGATATCACGCTGGGACCGGCGTGCCCAGGGGCGCGTGCCTTCCGGGATTTCGTCGACCGTACCGACAGGCTGCAGGTATTTGGTGACCTCAGGCCACTCGCCGGCCTTCAGCGCCTTCAGCACTTCCGGCTTGGTGATGTCGAACGTCGTCACCCCGCAGCGGCGGGCGAGCGGCACCTGGTCGAGGATGTATTTGCCCACGGCGCGGATATCGCCCTTGTAGCCGATCTGCTCGCGCAGGACGCGTGCGGCGGAAAAACCGCGGCCGTCGGCGAAACTCGGAAAATCGACCGCCACCAGTGCCAGACGGTCCAGATAGGGTTCGACCGGCTCGACATCATCACCGGCCTCGACGATCACCGCCGTCTTGCCGCCGCGTGAAAGGTAGGCATCGGGATCCGCCAGAAACAGCGTCAACGGCACCAGCGCATCCCCGGGAACGGAGGCCCCCGTTTCGGCATCGGCCGTTTCCCAGTTTTCCTCGACGAATTCGCCGTCCGTGTAAATCGTTGCCATTCTTCGCGTCCTCAAACTTCAATACGGTCAGCGGTCAAATGCCGCTGCCGTCAAATTCCTTGCCATGGGTCGGCCAGTGAATGCCGCATTCCGTCTTGTCCTGGCCGCGCCAGCGACCGGCGCGCGGGTCCTCGCCCGGCGCCACCTTGCTGGTGCAGGGCATGCAGCCGATGGACGGATACCCTTGCGCGACCAGCGGATGCGGCGGCAGATCATGTGCCTTGGCATAGTCCAGGATTTCCGTAGCCGTCCAATCCGCCAGCGGATTGACCTTCACCCGGCCCTCGTCGATCTCGAAGACCTCAAGGTCGGCGCGTGTCGAACTCTGATGGCGTTTGCGGCCGGAGATCCAGGCCTCGAAACCGCTCAGCGCCCGTTCCAGCGGCACCACCTTGCGGATATGGCAGCAGGCGTCGGTGTCGCTCATCCAGAGCATGCCGGCAGGATCCGCCTCGGCCAGATCTTCCTTTTCCGGCTTGAACGTACGCACGTCGGTCAGGCCCAGCTTCTCGATCAGTTCGTCGCGGTAGAGGAGCGTTGCCGGAAACAGCTTGACGGTGTCGATAAACAACACCGGCGTCGACGGATCGATCTGGGCGACCATGTGCAGAAGCACGGCGGAATCCGCGCCGAAACTCGACACCATCGCGATGTCGTCCGCGAACTGATGGCGGATGGCCGCCATCAGGATTTCCTGTGCGGTCATGTGTTCGAACTGGGCATTGTGCGCGGCGACTTCCGCCTGCAGTCCCAGTTCCGGGTCAACGCCTAGGCTGAATGTCTCATGCAGCGCCATAAAGGGCCTCCTTGAAGGGCGCCTCCCCGATCCGCCGATAGGCTTCCAGGAAGGTCTCTTCTTTTCCGACACGCAGGCCGAGATAGGTATCGACCAGCTTCTCGATTGCATCGATCACTTCTTCCGAGGAGAAGCCGCGGCCGATGATTTCGCCGATGGACGCGTTTTCATTGGCCGAACCGCCAAGCGTCACCTGGTAGAATTCCTCGCCCTTC carries:
- a CDS encoding phosphoadenylyl-sulfate reductase, whose amino-acid sequence is MALHETFSLGVDPELGLQAEVAAHNAQFEHMTAQEILMAAIRHQFADDIAMVSSFGADSAVLLHMVAQIDPSTPVLFIDTVKLFPATLLYRDELIEKLGLTDVRTFKPEKEDLAEADPAGMLWMSDTDACCHIRKVVPLERALSGFEAWISGRKRHQSSTRADLEVFEIDEGRVKVNPLADWTATEILDYAKAHDLPPHPLVAQGYPSIGCMPCTSKVAPGEDPRAGRWRGQDKTECGIHWPTHGKEFDGSGI
- a CDS encoding DUF3369 domain-containing protein, which codes for MNSRNEKILYSEDPGLVEDFGRPWKIMLVDDEQSIHDVTRLALSGFSFDNRPLEFVSVYSGEEARKTILDHPDTALILLDVVMESETAGLDVAQFIREEAGNSAVRIVLRTGQPGQAPERDVIARYDINDYKEKTELTSRKLSTLMYASLRSYRDIVELEKNKRGLEAVIEASAQVFELQTKENLAEVVLEQLSNLLHEQCDLSVDDTSAFAAQGCEQSATIVAATGCYAPHVGSDPTRIRDVPALQDFKAALSCSRSEIASGHYTAVIKCRDGIKRLLHVKAPFDEPTDLTRSLLKLFERNVAIACENMDLVHESEQTQIEMVDILGETIETRSLETGHHVQRVAEISKLIALEYGLPEDEAEIIRLASPLHDIGKIGVPDAILNKPGKLTDAEWSVMKTHSMLGYDLLKSSSRKVLQAGAVIARDHHEKWAGGGYPANRTGADIHLYGRITAIADVFDALGSERCYKKAWPLEDILELLRKERGRHFQPELVDILLANIDAIVEICEQKKD
- a CDS encoding DUF934 domain-containing protein, producing the protein MATIYTDGEFVEENWETADAETGASVPGDALVPLTLFLADPDAYLSRGGKTAVIVEAGDDVEPVEPYLDRLALVAVDFPSFADGRGFSAARVLREQIGYKGDIRAVGKYILDQVPLARRCGVTTFDITKPEVLKALKAGEWPEVTKYLQPVGTVDEIPEGTRPWARRSQRDIAVAAE